Genomic segment of Puniceicoccales bacterium:
CACTGCGCGGCAGATTGAGCAGAAAATTTCTTGGCCTGCCAATTTTCATAGGCCATCCCGACGATAACACATTTTCCGGCCGTCCGGGCCATAAGAGCCATGTGGTCTACGGAAGAGTCAAGGACCTGGAACCAAAGGTTGATGGCATGTGGCTTCTAATTCATTGGTCCACACTAGGCTATCAATTGATTAAAAATGGATTTTTTAAATTTTTGTCACCTCGTTGGCGGATGAAAATCCTGGCAAACAATGACTTTGAGCCAATAAAATTGCTATCTCTCGGCCTTACAAATAATCCAAATATTAAAACCTGCAGATTAATCGATCAACCTAGCTTTGTAAGTTTATCCGATGGAGAAAAACTCGCAAAGCTAATGAAGTCATTTGGAGTAAACGAATTAGTTGATTTTGAAGAACAGCTAATTTCATTAAAATCTCTCGGTGAAGACTCTGAAAAATGGAAAAATCAATGCAAGGAATTGATCGATGAAAATAAAAAGCTCCAAGCCGAAATTGAGAATTTTTATCAAGTGATCCAAACCCATGGATTGCAAAATCAAAAAAATGTAACTAGTTCCGAACA
This window contains:
- a CDS encoding phage protease; this encodes MDETALNQWVKLLPYGNYPHPKGMQHFSRSSAEIIVKNFKSLRGRLSRKFLGLPIFIGHPDDNTFSGRPGHKSHVVYGRVKDLEPKVDGMWLLIHWSTLGYQLIKNGFFKFLSPRWRMKILANNDFEPIKLLSLGLTNNPNIKTCRLIDQPSFVSLSDGEKLAKLMKSFGVNELVDFEEQLISLKSLGEDSEKWKNQCKELIDENKKLQAEIENFYQVIQTHGLQNQKNVTSSEQITKNATDGDQDSIPLALGNLNTQTKTMGLNHRTKCFYEKKDKILTLVQERMAATGDRYNEAWAWAKRSNPSLFID